One genomic region from Salvia hispanica cultivar TCC Black 2014 chromosome 2, UniMelb_Shisp_WGS_1.0, whole genome shotgun sequence encodes:
- the LOC125204843 gene encoding glucan endo-1,3-beta-glucosidase-like encodes MKITHSVLLISLLSLSPLLSGAAPVGVCYGRVAADLPAPASVIGLLTSNGISRIRLFNPDPAALAPFSGTGIELTIGVPNEILPTLANGTVAASLDWLQSNIFSHVAPSQLRYLAVGNEVLQKDPFYTPFIVPAILNIHQALQILGLNDVVRVSSSHAATILSTSYPPSTGAFHDDVKPVLIPLLHFLRDTGSPLMVNIYPFFTYVENDHQQVTLEYATFRSAEVEMDGGLAYDNMFDSAVDAFVHAMEREGFEGIPVVVTETGWPTGGGDGGSAENAFAYNGNVVRRALGDVGTPKRPGVGVEVFLFDLFDEDAKTGTEYEKHFGIFGIHGNKAYDIRFN; translated from the exons atgaaaatcacaCATAGCGTCCTCCTAATCTCtctcctctccctctctccccTGCTTTCAG GGGCCGCACCGGTGGGAGTCTGCTACGGCAGGGTTGCCGCCGACCTCCCGGCGCCCGCCTCCGTGATCGGCCTCCTCACCTCCAACGGCATATCAAGAATCCGCCTCTTCAACCCTGACCCCGCCGCCCTGGCCCCCTTCTCCGGCACCGGAATCGAGCTCACCATCGGCGTCCCCAACGAAATCCTCCCCACCCTCGCCAACGGCACCGTCGCCGCCTCTCTCGACTGGCTCCAATCCAACATCTTCTCACACGTGGCACCCTCTCAGCTCCGATACTTAGCCGTCGGAAACGAGGTCCTGCAAAAAGATCCATTCTACACCCCTTTCATCGTCCCCGCAATCCTCAACATCCACCAAGCCCTTCAAATACTGGGCCTAAACGACGTCGTTAGGGTTTCATCGTCCCACGCAGCAACGATTCTATCCACTTCTTACCCTCCTTCAACCGGCGCTTTCCACGATGATGTGAAGCCGGTTTTGATCCCTCTCCTTCACTTCTTGCGCGATACTGGTTCGCCATTGATGGTCAACATTTACCCCTTTTTCACCTACGTTGAGAATGATCACCAGCAGGTGACGTTGGAGTATGCCACTTTTAGGTCGGCGGAGGTTGAGATGGACGGGGGGTTGGCCTACGATAACATGTTTGATTCGGCGGTGGATGCGTTCGTGCACGCGATGGAGAGGGAGGGGTTCGAGGGGATTCCGGTGGTGGTGACGGAGACGGGGTGGCCCACGGGAGGAGGGGACGGGGGCTCGGCGGAGAATGCGTTTGCTTATAATGGGAATGTGGTGAGGAGGGCGTTGGGGGATGTTGGGACGCCCAAGAGGCCGGGTGTTGGGGTGGAGGTTTTcttgtttgatttgtttgatgAGGATGCCAAGACTGGGACTGAGTATGAGAAGCATTTTGGGATTTTTGGGATTCATGGGAACAAGGCGTATGATATTAGGTTTAATTAG
- the LOC125207836 gene encoding uncharacterized protein LOC125207836, whose translation MAQPIDAYPNPEMTDQASPSPSNGSFGPVFAVLAVIVVISAVACVLGRLCSKRSHHTKKKKAEHDHPAKASKGLPKEWESKQKPLDIEFGFDKKMPPKNGGGKPKQPHQNGGHNKPVDIRFSNNV comes from the coding sequence atggcacAACCAATTGATGCATATCCAAATCCAGAGATGACTGATCAAGCAAGCCCTTCGCCGTCCAACGGCTCGTTCGGGCCAGTTTTCGCGGTGTTGGCTGTGATCGTGGTGATATCGGCGGTGGCGTGCGTGCTGGGGCGGCTGTGCAGCAAGCGGAGCCACCacacgaagaagaagaaggcggAGCACGACCACCCGGCCAAGGCGAGCAAGGGGCTCCCTAAAGAATGGGAGTCTAAGCAGAAACCCTTGGATATCGAATTCGGGTTTGATAAGAAAATGCCGCCCAAGAATGGAGGAGGGAAGCCGAAGCAGCCGCATCAAAATGGAGGACATAATAAACCAGTAGATATCAGATTTTCAAAcaatgtttaa